The genome window GGGACTCTATGTGCCGGGCGGCAAGGCGCCGTTGTTCTCGACCCTGCTGATGCTGGCGATCCCGGCGCGCGTGGCTGGTGTGGCGCAGCTCACCGTCGTCACTCCGCCGCGCGGGGACGGCGGGCTCGACCCGGCGGTGGCGCTGGCGGCGGAGCTGTGCGCGATCGAGGCGGTGTGGACCCTCGGCGGGGCGCAGGCGATCGCCGCGCTGGCGTTCGGCGCCGGCGACATCGCACCGGTCGACCGCATCTTCGGTCCGGGCAATGCGTGGGTCGCGGCGGCCAAGGCGCTGGTCGCGTCGCTTCCGGGCGGGCCGGGGATCGATTTGCCGGCGGGCCCGTCGGAACTGATGGTGATCGCCGATACGAGCGCGGACCCAGCGCTGGTGGCGGCCGACCTGCTGAGCCAGGCCGAGCATGACTTCGACGCGCAGGTGCTGCTGGTGTCGCCCGATGCGGCGTTGATCGACGCGGTCGACCGCGAAGTGGCGGCGCAGTCGGCGGCGATTGGCGGCGTCTTTGCCCCGGCGCGGGCGATCCTGTGCGCCGATCTCGACCAGGCGGTGGAGATCGCCAACATCTACGCGCCCGAGCATCTCAGCCTGGCGACCGATGCCGCGGACCTGCTGGTGCCACGGATCGTCAACGCCGGCGCGATCTTCGCGGGTCACGGCGCGGCGGAAAGCTTCGGCGATTATCTCGCGGGGTCGAGCCACGTGCTTCCGACTGACGGCGCGGCGCGCTTCACCGGCGGGGTGTCGACGATGAGCTTCCTGAAGGCGGTCACGGTTCAGCGCGTCGGCCCTGTTGCGGCGGCTGCGCTGGCCGGCCCGGCAGCTGCGCTGGCGCGGCTGGAGGGGCTCGAGGCGCATGCGCGCGCCGCCGAGGCGAGGGCCGCGGCATGAGCCTCGCCGAGCGCCTGGCGCGCCCCGAAATCCTCGCGCTGCCGCCGGTCGACATCGCCGGAGCGCCGCTGGCCGGAACGATCCGGCTCGACGCCAACGAGAATCCCTTCGGATCGCTGGTGGCGGGCCAGCCGGCGATCAACCGCTATCCCGACCCGCAGCCGACCGAGCTGCGCCGCCGCCTTGCCGACCTCCACGGGGTCGCGCCGGGATCGCTGTGGGTGACGCGCGGCAGCGACGACGCCATCGACCTGTTGGTCCGCGCGTTCTGCCGCGCCGTCGAGGATAGCGTGGCGTTGGTCGAGCCGACCTTCGCGGCCTATGCGCAATTTGCCCGCATCCAGGGCGCGGGCGTGGTCGCGGCGAGGCTTACCGACGATCTCGCGTTCGATGCGGATGCAGTGCTCGCCACCGTGGCGCCTGCCCGGCCCAAGCTGCTGTTCCTGTGCACGCCCAACAACCCGACCGGGACGCCGGTCGACCCGGCCGACGTGCGGCGGATCGCGGCGGCGCTGCCCGACACGATCGTCGTCGCGGACGAGGCCTATGGCGAGTTTTCGGACGCGCCGAGCCTCGCAGCCGAAGCCGGACTGATCGCCAATCTCGTGGTGCTTCGGACGCTGTCGAAGGCCTATGGCTTGGCCGGGGCGCGCATTGGCTGCGCGGTTGCCGACCCCTCGATCATCGAACTGCTGGCGCGCGTTTCTCCGCCCTACCCGCTGCCCGGGCCGTCGATTGCCGCGGCGCTAGGGGCGCTGAGCCCGGAGCGGATGCCGATCCATGCCGAGCGCGTGGCGCGAATCCTTGCCGATCGCGGCCGGTTGGCGGAACGACTGGGCGAAGCGGCTCAGGTGAAGCGACTCCGCGCCGGCGGCAATTTCCTGTTCCTCGAGGTGGACGATCCCGATGATCTGTCCCGGCGGCTCGCGGCGGCGGCGATCCGGGTGCGCTTTCGGCCCAAGGCCGCTCCCGGCGGCGTTCGGATCACGATCGGCACGGAAGCCGAGAATGCGGCGCTGCTCGCCGTGTTCGGGCTTGGCGAGGAGGCGCGGCCGGCGCGGCGCGCCGAGATCGTGCGCGACACCAACGAGACCAGGATCGCGCTGGCGATCGACCTCGACCGAGCCGAGCCGCGGCGCATTTCGAGCGGTATTCCGTTCTACGATCACATGCTCGACCAGGTCGCGGCGCACGGCGGGTTCAGCCTCGTTCTGGCGTGCCAGGGCGACCTTGCGACCGACTCGCACCACAGCGTCGAGGACATCGCCATCGTGCTGGGCCAGGGGTTGAAGACCGCGCTCGGCGACAAGGCGGGCATCGGCCGCTTCGGCTTCGCGCTACCGATGGACGAGACTCGCGCCGAAGTGCTGATCGACCTGTCCGGACGGCCGTTTGCCAAGTTCGAGGGCGGGTTCGCAACGGCCAGCGTCGGGGACCTGCCGACCGAGATGGTGCCGCACATTTTCCGGAGCCTCGCCGACAGCCTGGGCGCCGCGATCCATGTGCGGGTTGACGGTGACAACGACCACCACAAGGTGGAAGGCTGCTTCAAGGCGTTCGGCCGGGCCTTGCGCGGCGCGATTGCGCTCGACGGCTCGGGCGAGCGCTCCCTGCCGTCGACCAAGGGCGTGCTGTGAGCGACGTCGCGATTCTCGACGCCGGCTACGGCAACACCGATTCGGTGCGCCTCGGCTTTGCGCGGCTCGGGGCGCGGGCGGTGCCGGTAAGCGATTCCGCGGCGGTCGAGCGGGCCGAGCGAGTCGTCATCCCGGGAGTGGGCTCGGCCGGTTTCGCGATGGGCCGATTGCGCGAACTCGGGCTGGATGCGGCGCTTCGGCGTCGCACTCGTCCGACGCTCGGCATCTGTCTCGGCATGCAGTTGATGTTCGACCATTCCGAAGAGGGCGACGTGGCGTGCCTCGGGCTGGTCGACGGCCGGGTGCGCGCGCTTGCCGCTGCCCCCGGGTGCCCGGTGCCGCACATGGGCTGGACGCGGCTCGACGAAGCCGACCCGGCAATCGGGCTGGCGGCGGGCAACTACGTCTATTTCGCGCACAGCCTAGCGTGCGACGACGGCCCGGCGACCGCGGCCCGGGCGCGCCACGGCGCGCGCCGCTTTCCGGCGGCGCTTCGGGCCGGGCCTCTGTGGGGCGTGCAATTCCATCCCGAACGCTCGTCCGCCGCCGGGGCGAGCTTCCTCGAGGCGTTCCTGGGCGCATGAAACTGATCCCCGCCATCGACCTCATCGGCGGCCGCTGCGTGAGACTGGCGCAGGGCGATTTCGCCCGCGAGACGGTCTATTCCGACGATCCGGCAGCGGCGCTTGCAGCGTTCGCCGAAGCCGGCGCCGAGACCGCGCATTTGGTCGATCTCGACGGCGCGCGGGCGGGTGAGCCGCGCCAGCATGACCTGTTTGCGCGCCTGGCGGGAAGCTCGCCGATCGCGCTTCAGGTTGCGGGTGGGTTTCGAACAGAAGAGCAGGTCGCACGGGTGCTGGACGCCGGTGTTGCGCGCGTCGTCATCGGCAGCCTCGCGCTGCTCGATCCGGACGCATTCGCGGCGATGCTCGAGCGGTTCGGGGCCGAGCGGCTGACGCTGGCGCTCGACGTCCGGATGGAGGACGGCACGCCGATGGTCGCCACGCATGGCTGGAGCCGCGGGTCGGCGCGCAGCCTGTTCGAGCTGCTCGGGCAATTCCCGGCGGTGCGGCATGTGCTGGTGACCGACATCGCCCGCGACGGAATGCTGAGCGGCCCTAACGTCGCGCTGACGCTGACGATCGTGCGCGAATTTCCGAACCTGGAGCTGCAGGCTTCGGGCGGCGTGGCGACCCTCGCCGATCTCGACCTCCTGCGCGACTCCGGCGCGGCGGCGGCGATCGTCGGCAAGGCGATCTGGGAGGGCCGCTTCACCGCCGCCGAAGGAGTCCAGTGTGCCCGCGGCTAGGATCATCCCGTGCCTCGACGTCGCCGACGGGCGGGTGGTCAAGGGCGTGCGGTTCGCCGACCATCGCGACGTCGGCGACATCGTCGATTTCGCGCTTCGCTATCGCGACGAGGGGGCGGACGAGCTGGTCTTTTACGACATCACCGCGAGCCCCGACGGGCGCAGCGTCGACACCGGCTGGATCGCGCGGGTTTCGGCGTTGATCGATATACCGTTCGCGGTCGCCGGGGGCATTCGCGACCGCGACACCGCCGCGCGCTGCCTCGCCGCCGGGGCCGACAAGATCAGCATCAATTCGCCCGCGCTCGAGGGGCCCGAGCTGATCGCCGAATTGGCGCAAGCATTCGGACGACAGTGCGTGGTGCTCGGGATCGACAGCCGGTTGGGCGACGACGGGCGGCTGACGGTGAAGCAATATAGCGGAAGTCCCGAAGCGACCCGCGATTCCGGGCGCGAGACGATCGCCTGGGCGGTCGAAGCGGTGCGGCTCGGGGCGGGAGAGATCGTGCTCAATTGCATCGATCAGGACGGGGTCCGTCAGGGTTACGACTCGGCGCAGCTGTGCGCCCTGATCGCGGCCGTGGACGTGCCGGTGATCATTTCGGGCGGCGCCGGCGAGATGGCGCATTTCGCGGATGCGTTTGACGCGGGGGCGAGCGGCGCGTTGGCGGCGAGCGTGTTCCACGACCGGCGGATCGCCATTCCCGAATTGAAGCGGTTTCTCGCCAGGCGCGGGATCGAGGTGCGGCCATGATCGACCCGGCGACGCTCGATTGGAACAAGAGCGGCGGGCTCATCCCGGCGGTCATCCAGGACGCCGCGAGCGGCGAGGTGCGGATGGTCGGGATGATGGACCGCGCCGCGCTCGAGGCGACCTTGCGCGACGGGTTCGTCACCTTCTTCAGCCGCTCCAAGAACCGCTTGTGGCGCAAGGGCGAGAGCAGCGGCAATCTGCTCGATCTGGTCGATCTGCGCACCGATTGCGATCGCGATTCGCTGCTGGTGCTCGCCCAGCCGCGCGGGCCGACGTGCCATACCGGCGCCGCGAGCTGCTTCGGCGAGGGCGGCGCGCCCGGCACCGGCTTTCTGGCCAGCCTGGCGGCAATCGTCGACGAGCGCACCGCGGCCGATCCGGCGGAGAGCTATACCGCGCGACTGGTCGCGGCGGGCGTAAAGCGGATCGCGCAGAAGTTTGGTGAGGAGGGTGTCGAAGTGGCGCTGGCGGCGGCGGGCGGAGATGCCGCGGAGGTGACCGCCGAGGCCGCGGATTTGCTCTACCATCTCACCGTGCTGCTGCGCGAGACGGGCAGCTCGTGGGCGGAGGTGACCGACGAGCTGCGGCGCCGTCACGCGAGCAGCGCGACCGCCGCCTCGTAAAGTTCGCGAGTGGCGGCAGCGACCACGCGTCCGCCGTCGAATGCCGATCCGCCGCTCCAGTCGCCGATGTGCCCGCCGGCGCCGCGAACCACCGGGATCAGCGCGTCGTAATCGTGCGGGTGAAGGCTGTTCTCGACGGCCAGGTCGATGCCGCCGGTGGCGATCCGCGCATAGGCCATGGCGTCGAGCCCGAAGCGGGTCAGGCGGACTGACCGGCGCACGCGCTTGACGGCTCTCGCCTCGTCGCCCGAGAACAGGAAGGGGTCGGTGGTCGAGAAGCGCGCCGCGGCTAGTTCGGTGCAGCCGCTGGTGCGCACCGGCGCGCCGTTGCGCCAGGTCGTGCCGTCGACCGCAATCAGCGTCTCGTCGATGGCGGGAAGGTCGATCATGCCGGCGATGTGGTGGCCGTCCTCGATCAGGCCGACCAGGATCGCCCAGCTCGGCAGGCCGCACAGCAGGGCGCGGGTGCCGTCGACCGGGTCGAGGCTCCAGCGCAACCGGGCGTCCGGGCGGACGGTTGGAAACTCCTCGCCGCTGATGCCGTGGTCGGGATAGGCGCGCTCGATCAGCGCGCGAAGCTCGCGTTCGGCGGCGCGATCGGCGGCGGTGACCGGGTCGAACCCCGCGAGTGCCTTATTCTCGCCAACCAAACCCGCCGCGATCTCGCGCGCGATCACGTCGCGCGCTGCTGCGGACAATTGCTCGAAGAAAGCCCGGTTCATGGCGCGCGTTCAGCAGGTCGCGGGGCGGCGGGCAAGCAGCCTTTTGGGCGCGGTCAGCTGCGCGCGGCGAGCAATTGGTCGACAACTCCGGGATCGGCCAGGGTCGAGGTGTCGCCGAGATTGGCGGTGTCGCCCTCGGCGATCTTGCGCAGGATCCGGCGCATGATCTTGCCGCTTCGGGTCTTGGGCAGTCCGGGCGCGAAGTGGATGGTGTCGGGGGTGGCGATCGGGCCGATCTCGCCGCGCACCCATTGCACGAGCTCTCGGCGCAGCGCCTCGTCGCCGCCGGTGCCGGCGTTGAGCGTGACGAAGGCGTAGATGCCCTGCCCCTTGATGTCGTGCGGCATGCCGACCACCGCCGCCTCGGCGACGTCGCGGTGGGCGACCAGCGCGCTCTCGATCTCGGCGGTGCCGAGGCGGTGGCCGGAAACGTTGATGACGTCGTCGATCCGCCCGGTGATCCAATAATAGCCGTCGGCGTCGCGGCGGCAGCCGTCGCCACTGAAATAGTATCCGGGGAAGGTCGCGAAATAGGTCTGGAAGAAGCGCTCGTGGTCGCCGTAGACGGTGCGCATCTGTCCCGGCCAGCTACGCGCCAGGACGAGACAGCCCTCGGCCGCGCCGTCGAGCACCTCCCCTTCACCGCTGAGCAGCTTCGGCTCGACTCCGGGCAGCGGCAGGGTTGCGCTGCCGGGCTTGAGGTCGGTCGCTCCGGGCAGCGGCGAGATCAGGATGCCGCCGGTCTCGGTCTGCCACCAGGTATCGACGATCGGGCAGCGGCGCTCTCCGACCACCCGGTGATACCAGTCCCACGCCTCGGGGTTGATCGGCTCGCCGACGGTTCCGAGCAGGCGCAGCGACGAGCGGTCGGTGCGCGCGACCCATTCGTCGCCTTCGCGCATCAGCGCGCGCAGCGCGGTCGGGGCGGTGTAGAAGATCTCGACCCGGTGCTTGTCGATCACCTGCCAAAAGCGCGACGGGTCGGGGTGGTTGGGAACGCCCTCGAGCAACAAAGTCGTCGCGCCGTTGGCGAGCGGGCCGTAGACGATGTAGCTGTGGCCAGTGACCCAGCCGACATCGGCGGTGCACCAATAAACTTGCCCGGGCCGGTAATCGAACACGATCTCGTGAGTCAGCGCGGCCCATACGCCATAGCCGCCGGTGGTGTGGAGCACGCCCTTGGGCTGGCCGGTCGAGCCCGAGGTGTAGAGGATGAACAACGGGTCCTCGGCGCCCATTTCCTCGGGCGGGCAGTCGTCCGCGACGTCGGTGACCGCGTCGTGCCACCACAGGTCGCGGCCTTCGGTCATCGCGATGCTCGCGCCGGTGCGGCGCAGGACGACGACCCGCTCGACGCTCGGACAGTCGGCGAGCGCGCGGTCGACATTGGCCTTGAGCGGCACGCGTTTGCCGCCGCGAAGCCCCTCGTCGGCGGTGATGACGAGCGACGAATCGCAGTCGCGGATCCGGCCGCCGAGCGAGTCGGGCGAAAAGCCGCCGAACACCACCGAATGAATCGCGCCAATGCGCGCGCAGGCGAGCATCGCCACTGCCGCTTCCGGCACCATCGGCAGATAGATGGTCACCCGGTCGCCGCGCTTCACGCCCTGGACTTTAAGCGCATTGGCGAAACGGCAGACGTCGCGATGAAGCTCGCGGTAGGTGATGCGCCGCGCGTCCTCCTCGGGGTCATCCGGCTCCCAGATGATCGCGATCGCGTCGCCGCGCGTCGCGAGATGGCGGTCGAGGCAGTTGGCGGCGAGGTTGAGAGTCCCGTCGGCGAACCATTCGATCCGGAAATCGGCTTCGTGGAAGCTGCAATTGGCGACCGTCGTGAACGGCCGGATCCAGTCGAGCCGCGCCGCCTGTTCGCGCCAAAAGCCGTCGGGATCGTCAGCGGCGCGCGCGGCCATCTCGTCGTAGCGGGCGCGATCGACGAGGGCGCTAGCGGCCCAGGCGTCGGGAACGGGGATGCGCTCAGCGGCCACGGCACTACTCCTGCCAGCATTCATTCACGTGATGAACGCCAACGCTAGGCCAGGCGACCTGCCCAGCGAAAGGCCCCATGATGAAAGCCCCGATGATCGCCTTGATGCTCGCCGCGTCCGCCTGCACGGGCGCGAGCGCCGCCGGCCAGCAACTGGCCCCGCCTCCGGCGCTGGACGTGCCCGCGAGCGCCGGATTGCAGACGGCGGTGCTGGCGGGCGGTTGCTTCTGGGGTGTCGAAGCGGTGTTCGAGCATGTGCGGGGCGTCCGGTCGGTGGTTTCGGGCTATGCCGGAGGGACGGCCGCGGATGCCAATTACAGCGCCGTCAGCACCAACCGGACGAACCATGCCGAGGTAGTGAAGATCACCTATGACCCGCGGCAGGTGAGTTACGGCACACTTCTGCGCCTGTTCTTCTCGGTCGCGCACGACCCGACCCAGCTCAACCGCCAGGGCCCCGACAGCGGGCGGAGTTATCGTTCGGCGGTGTTCCCGCAGGACGCCCGGCAACGCGCTGTCGCCGCCGCCTATATCGCGCAACTGTCGCGCTCGGGCATCTATCGGCGGCCGATCGTTACCCGCATCGAAAGCGGGCACTTCTTCGCGGCCGAGGCGGCGCACCAGGATTTCATGCGGCGCAACCCGCTCCATCCCTACATTCTCGCGCACGACGCGCCCAAGCTTCGCGCACTCAAACGGGCGGCGCCGGCACTGTACCGCAGCTAGCCAAGCCGCCGTCCCGCAAAGGCACGGATCGTAACCAATCTGACCTTTTCCTTACCCGGCCATAAACCGCGTCTTTACGCCCGGCGGTTAGGAAGCATGCGACTAGCCTATCGGCGATGACGAAAGAGACGGGAATGGCAACCAATCCGGCACGTGCGACGGGCAGCGTCGACATCGTCGCGACGCATCTTGCGCGGGTCGCCGGGTCGGGCCTCACTGAACATGCCTATGCGCGCGCCCTGATTACCGCTACCTCGCCGACCACCAGCCGCGACCTCGCCGACGCGGTGCACCTGCTGTGCGCGATCCACGGCAAGTTTCCGGGTCTCGCCGACATTGCTTCCACCGCCGCCGCATCGCCGGTGCGCGACTGGCTGCGTGCGACCGCCGACGCGTTCGAGCGCGAGCGGCTGTTCCTCGTCCGGCTGACTTCTTCGGTCGGCCCCCTCCCCTCGACCCCCGGATCGGCCGCGACCGAATCCGCTTTGGTCGCGCAGCGCCGGGCGATCGAGACCCTTGCCCGCTCCGAGCGCACCGGCTGCGCGCTCGGCGCGACGACCGCGCTGGTTCACGACTGGCGGCAGATTCGCGCGATTCTCGACAAGGCGGCCGAGCGCGCCGGGATGGATTGCCCGGACAGCACGCTGCCGGACGACGGAGCGTTGGCCGAGGCGATCGCGCTCGGCACCGAAGGCGCGGCGAGCGAACGGGCGCTGGCGTTCGGCGCCGAGCAATTGCAGCTCCAGCACCGCGCCTTGTTCGACCTGCTCGAAGCCCGCGCCGGAGCGCGCGAGGACTTTTAATCGCGCCGCCCGCGCCTTAGGGCCGGGCCATGAAATTCGAAGGCACCACCAATTATGTCGCGACCGACGACCTCAAGGTCGCGGTCAACGCCGCCGTCACGCTGCGCCGGCCGCTGCTGGTCAAGGGCGAGCCGGGCACCGGCAAGACCGTCCTGGCGCACGAGATCGCAGGCGCGCTCGGGGCGCCGCTGATCGAATGGCACGTCAAGTCGACCACCCGCGCGGTCCAGGGCTTGTACGAATATGACGCGGTGGCGCGGCTCCGCGACGGGCAACTCGGCGACCCGCGGGTTCATGATATCTCGAACTACATCCGCAAGGGCAAATTGTGGGAGGCGTTCACCGCGCCGCAGCTGCCGGTGCTGCTGATCGACGAGATCGACAAGGCCGACATCGAGTTTCCCAATGATTTGCTGCAGGAACTCGATCGCATGGAATTTCATGTCTACGAGACCGGCGAGACGGTCCGCGCCGCCGAGCGACCGGTGGTGGTAATTACCTCGAACAACGAGAAGGAGCTGCCCGACGCGTTCCTGCGGCGCTGCTTCTTCCATTACATCCGCTTTCCCGATCGGGCGACGATGGAGGCGATCGTCGAGGTCCACTTCCCCGGCATCCAGCGCATGCTGGTCAGCCGAGCGCTCGACCTGTTCTACGACATTCGCGAGGTGCCTGGGCTGAAGAAGAAACCGTCGACCAGCGAGCTGATCGACTGGCTCAAGCTCTTGCTGCATGAGGACATGCCGCTCGAGGTCCTCCAGAACCGCGACCCGACCAAGGCGATCCCCCCGTTGCACGGCGCGCTGCTGAAGAACGAGGCCGACGTCATGCTATTCGAGCGCCTCGCCTTCATGGCCAGGCGTCAGGGCTAGGCTTCACGCGTCGTCGCGGTAGGCGAGTTCGAGGTTGCCCCAGCGGCGGCCCTTGATGAACAGCGGGATGTAGACGTTCTTGACCGCGATCGACTCCGTGCCGCGGGTCATCAGATAGGTCATCAGCGTCGGTTCCGAGCTCGAGTGCGCGAAGCGGGTTTGGTCGTCCATCAGGATCCGGCGGTTGCGGCAGTGCGCGTCGTTCCACACCGGATCGTCGCCCTGGGGATGCGAGCGGTCGCTCATGTGGGTCGGCAGATGGCCGTTTTCGTCGCCGATGGTGGTGCCGATGACCCGATTGTCGATCTCGACGATGCGGTCGAGGATCGGCTGCACGAGACGGTCAGCCGCATCGCAGAAGGCAGTGTCATATTGCTTGGGGTTGGAGCCGGGCCGCTCGCGATAGTTGCGGTCGAAGACCTCTTCGACACTGATCTCGCCGCGGTCGATCGCGGTCTCGATCGCCGCCGCGATCTGGCGCATGTTGTCGTGCGCTTTCAGGATCATCGGCGTGTCGTCGATCTCGGCGCCGGAATTGGCGAGGGTGTTGAGCATCGCGTTCGACATCATCTCGAGCTCGCTAAGGCGCTTCTCGGCCTTGACCAATTGCCCGGCATTGTCGCGCGCGTCTTCGGCGAAGTCGGTAAGGCCCGCCTTCACCCGGTCGACGCTGGTCTGGATCATGCTGGTCGAATGGGCGATGCCTTCCGTCTGGCGGTCGACCATCGAGACGATCTCGCCGACCTCGCGCACGGTCTCGCTGATCTGGGCGATGCCCGACTGGGCGGCGCGGCTGCGCTCGACGCCAGTCTTGATCTCGGAGGTGACGGCGCCGGCCTCGCGGGTCAGCTCGCCGATCGTGAGGCCAATCTGGCTGGTCGCGGCGCGGGTGTCGTGGGCGAGCTTCTTCACCTCGGCCGCGACGACCGCGAAGCTGCGCCCCGCGTCGCCGGCCCGGGCCGCCTCGATGGTCGCGTTGAGCGCCAGCATGTTGGTCTTGCGGGCGATCACCTCGATCGTCGAGCTGACCGACTGGACCTGGTTCATGGCGGTGGCGAAGCCCGCCATTCGCTCGCCCAGCTGGACGACCAGCTGGGTGAGTTCCTTGAAGCCGGAGATGGTCCCCTCGATCGCCGCCCGGCCGCTGTCGAGCTTGGCCTTGGCTTGCTCGCTGAGCAGCCGCGCCTCGTCGGTCGAGTCCGACACCCGCGCCTGGTCGGCGAGCAATTGGGTGGTGACGCTCTCGAGCGTGTCGAGCACGCTCAGATGCGCGCTGATGCGCTCGGCGACGCCGTGGACGTAGCCGGCGACGTCGCTGCATTCGATCGACAGATTGCCGCAATCGCGGGCCACTGCCCGGATCGCATTTTCGGTGACTTGCTCGAGCCCGTGCGTCGCCATTTGTGTTCCACTCACCCCGCGATGTTGGGTGTGGGATAGGCGCGATAGGTAACTGTCGGGTTAACTATGCTGCGCCTTGTCGCTCGTCCTGAGCGGAGGCCACGGGCCGAAGTCGAAGGGCGCCCTTCGACTGCGCGCTTCGCGCTCCGCTCAGGACGAGCGGTTGTTGGGACACAGCGCGATAGCTAAAGCCCGCCGATGTTCATCTCGTTCGTCGAAGCGCTGCGTCGGGGCGGGATCGCCGCCAGCCTGAAGGAGCATCTGCTGCTCCTGGAAGCGCTCGACGCCGGCGTGACCGAGCTGGAGCCCGAGCAATTCTATTATCTGGCGCGCGCCGTGTTCGTCCACGACGAGAGCCAGCTCGACCGCTTCGACCGGATCTTCGGCGAAGTGTTCAAGGGCGTCCTTGCCGGGCTCGAGGACGGGACCGCGGCAATCCCCGAGGAGTGGCTGAAAGCGGTCGCCGAGCTCTACCTCACGCCTGAGCAAATGGCCGAGATCCAGGCGCTCGGTTCGTGGGACGAGATCATGGAGACGCTGAAGAAGCGCCTCGAGGAGCAGCAGGGCAAGCACCAGGGCGGGTCGAAGTGGATCGGCACCGGCGGCACCAGCCCGTTCGGCCATTCCGGCTTCAACCCGGCCGGCGTTCGAATCGGCGGCCCGGGCCGCCACGGCCGAGCGATCAAGGTGTGGGAAAAACGCGAGTTCGCCGACCTCGATTCGACTCGCGAGATCGGCACGCGCAACATCAAGGTTGCGCTACGCCGCTTGCGCCGCTTCGCCCGCGAAGGCGCCGCCGACGAGCTCGATCTCGACGCCACCGTCGCCGGCACCGCACGCCAGGGCTGGCTCGACGTCCACATGCGGCCCGAGCGGCACAATGCGGTCAAATTGCTGCTGTTCCTCGACATCGGCGGATCGATGGACGGCCACGTGCGGGTCTGCGAGGAACTGTTCTCGGCGGCACGCACCGAGTTCAAGCACCTCGAGCATTTCTACTTCCACAATTGCATCTACGAGGGCGTCTGGAAGGAAAACCGCAGGCGCTTCACCGACCGCACGCCGACCTGGGATGTGCTCCACAAGTTCGGCCACGACCACAAACTGGTGATCGTCGGCGACGCGGCGATGAGCCCCTACGAAGTGACCCACGCGGGCGGCTCGGTCGAGCATATGAACGAGGAGCCGGGCGCGGTGTGGCTTAAGCGGCTGACCGATACCTATCCGAGTGCGGCGTGGCTCAACCCGGTGCCAGAGGCCTATTGGGGCCACAGCCACTCGACCCAGATCATCCGCCAGCTGATGAACCAGCGCATGTACCCGCTGACGCTCGGCGGGCTGGATGAAGCGATGCGCGAGTTGTCGCGGAAGAAGTGACGCCTAGTAAATCAGCAGGTCGCTGATCTCGTCGCGCCAGCGCGCTTCATCGGGCGCCGCGATGGCGTCCAGGTCGCCGGCCTCGGCGCCCGCATCGTCCACCCACTCGCGCAGCCCCGTGCCACCGTTGAT of Sphingomonas mesophila contains these proteins:
- the hisD gene encoding histidinol dehydrogenase, with amino-acid sequence MERFDWTSAGSAERRAMLARPGGREDDALLGAVRAIVADVRASGWAALVEQAVRIDGAEPALVAVAPFAEEARRTFPVATLDAIELARRNIEAFHRATLPGDIEVAVMPGLSVAKQWRPLGSAGLYVPGGKAPLFSTLLMLAIPARVAGVAQLTVVTPPRGDGGLDPAVALAAELCAIEAVWTLGGAQAIAALAFGAGDIAPVDRIFGPGNAWVAAAKALVASLPGGPGIDLPAGPSELMVIADTSADPALVAADLLSQAEHDFDAQVLLVSPDAALIDAVDREVAAQSAAIGGVFAPARAILCADLDQAVEIANIYAPEHLSLATDAADLLVPRIVNAGAIFAGHGAAESFGDYLAGSSHVLPTDGAARFTGGVSTMSFLKAVTVQRVGPVAAAALAGPAAALARLEGLEAHARAAEARAAA
- the hisC gene encoding histidinol-phosphate transaminase, producing the protein MSLAERLARPEILALPPVDIAGAPLAGTIRLDANENPFGSLVAGQPAINRYPDPQPTELRRRLADLHGVAPGSLWVTRGSDDAIDLLVRAFCRAVEDSVALVEPTFAAYAQFARIQGAGVVAARLTDDLAFDADAVLATVAPARPKLLFLCTPNNPTGTPVDPADVRRIAAALPDTIVVADEAYGEFSDAPSLAAEAGLIANLVVLRTLSKAYGLAGARIGCAVADPSIIELLARVSPPYPLPGPSIAAALGALSPERMPIHAERVARILADRGRLAERLGEAAQVKRLRAGGNFLFLEVDDPDDLSRRLAAAAIRVRFRPKAAPGGVRITIGTEAENAALLAVFGLGEEARPARRAEIVRDTNETRIALAIDLDRAEPRRISSGIPFYDHMLDQVAAHGGFSLVLACQGDLATDSHHSVEDIAIVLGQGLKTALGDKAGIGRFGFALPMDETRAEVLIDLSGRPFAKFEGGFATASVGDLPTEMVPHIFRSLADSLGAAIHVRVDGDNDHHKVEGCFKAFGRALRGAIALDGSGERSLPSTKGVL
- a CDS encoding HisA/HisF-related TIM barrel protein, which encodes MKLIPAIDLIGGRCVRLAQGDFARETVYSDDPAAALAAFAEAGAETAHLVDLDGARAGEPRQHDLFARLAGSSPIALQVAGGFRTEEQVARVLDAGVARVVIGSLALLDPDAFAAMLERFGAERLTLALDVRMEDGTPMVATHGWSRGSARSLFELLGQFPAVRHVLVTDIARDGMLSGPNVALTLTIVREFPNLELQASGGVATLADLDLLRDSGAAAAIVGKAIWEGRFTAAEGVQCARG
- the hisH gene encoding imidazole glycerol phosphate synthase subunit HisH; the encoded protein is MSDVAILDAGYGNTDSVRLGFARLGARAVPVSDSAAVERAERVVIPGVGSAGFAMGRLRELGLDAALRRRTRPTLGICLGMQLMFDHSEEGDVACLGLVDGRVRALAAAPGCPVPHMGWTRLDEADPAIGLAAGNYVYFAHSLACDDGPATAARARHGARRFPAALRAGPLWGVQFHPERSSAAGASFLEAFLGA
- the hisF gene encoding imidazole glycerol phosphate synthase subunit HisF; translation: MPAARIIPCLDVADGRVVKGVRFADHRDVGDIVDFALRYRDEGADELVFYDITASPDGRSVDTGWIARVSALIDIPFAVAGGIRDRDTAARCLAAGADKISINSPALEGPELIAELAQAFGRQCVVLGIDSRLGDDGRLTVKQYSGSPEATRDSGRETIAWAVEAVRLGAGEIVLNCIDQDGVRQGYDSAQLCALIAAVDVPVIISGGAGEMAHFADAFDAGASGALAASVFHDRRIAIPELKRFLARRGIEVRP
- a CDS encoding inositol monophosphatase family protein; this encodes MNRAFFEQLSAAARDVIAREIAAGLVGENKALAGFDPVTAADRAAERELRALIERAYPDHGISGEEFPTVRPDARLRWSLDPVDGTRALLCGLPSWAILVGLIEDGHHIAGMIDLPAIDETLIAVDGTTWRNGAPVRTSGCTELAAARFSTTDPFLFSGDEARAVKRVRRSVRLTRFGLDAMAYARIATGGIDLAVENSLHPHDYDALIPVVRGAGGHIGDWSGGSAFDGGRVVAAATRELYEAAVALLA
- the hisIE gene encoding bifunctional phosphoribosyl-AMP cyclohydrolase/phosphoribosyl-ATP diphosphatase HisIE, which encodes MIDPATLDWNKSGGLIPAVIQDAASGEVRMVGMMDRAALEATLRDGFVTFFSRSKNRLWRKGESSGNLLDLVDLRTDCDRDSLLVLAQPRGPTCHTGAASCFGEGGAPGTGFLASLAAIVDERTAADPAESYTARLVAAGVKRIAQKFGEEGVEVALAAAGGDAAEVTAEAADLLYHLTVLLRETGSSWAEVTDELRRRHASSATAAS